A stretch of Treponema vincentii F0403 DNA encodes these proteins:
- a CDS encoding polysaccharide deacetylase family protein, which translates to MLKKIKRILQEKKEPLLAFAQEFKDVEHNYKDLSPKFLFGLFLIFISFVIGWGVPLAALWYGITHSTIALPALVGTLAYGLGWVLTPIGLAITAKDNIYYLRYFTAKFILRLYNPLDIPSVMEIITPLFIAALIILWTIFKWTTPFQISLITLVCIHQILLVISLLVPNIQLLSRTARGKDLDVLQELYSDDDLARLIPYWKTCRFIFRFDDGVDPAITPDILRILEREEVYAIFAITGQHAEQYPELVQTVAAQGHLIVNHSYSHPNLFSLLGEKRLREEMVQTNRILQNLTGKEIHIFAPPIGHSNIFLRKTLHLQKMTALGWDVNSHDVLRLSESKKQRFLASLLTAPQPTILLFHDGLYAPGISHKAQTLELLEKVFALQKQTR; encoded by the coding sequence ATGCTCAAAAAGATTAAACGTATTCTGCAAGAAAAAAAAGAACCCTTACTCGCCTTTGCACAGGAATTTAAAGATGTAGAGCATAACTATAAGGATTTAAGTCCGAAATTTCTTTTCGGTTTATTCTTAATTTTTATCAGTTTTGTGATAGGCTGGGGTGTACCGCTTGCCGCCCTGTGGTACGGTATTACACATAGCACCATTGCGCTTCCCGCCCTTGTGGGAACGCTCGCTTACGGCTTGGGATGGGTACTCACGCCAATCGGGCTTGCCATTACTGCAAAGGACAATATCTATTATCTGCGCTATTTTACCGCAAAGTTTATTTTGCGTTTATACAATCCGCTCGATATACCGTCCGTGATGGAAATAATAACACCGCTATTTATAGCGGCGCTTATTATTTTGTGGACAATTTTTAAATGGACGACTCCGTTTCAAATCAGCCTTATTACCCTTGTGTGCATCCATCAAATCCTGCTGGTTATTTCGTTACTTGTGCCGAATATTCAGCTTTTAAGCAGAACCGCGCGCGGAAAAGATTTAGATGTATTGCAGGAGCTCTACTCTGATGATGACCTCGCCCGACTCATTCCGTATTGGAAAACCTGCCGGTTTATCTTCCGTTTTGATGACGGCGTAGACCCCGCCATTACCCCGGATATTTTACGCATATTGGAGCGGGAAGAGGTTTATGCAATATTCGCGATAACGGGTCAGCACGCCGAACAGTATCCGGAGCTTGTACAAACAGTTGCGGCACAGGGACATCTTATTGTAAACCATAGCTATAGCCACCCCAATTTATTTTCTTTGCTAGGGGAAAAAAGATTGCGGGAAGAAATGGTACAAACCAACCGAATTTTACAAAATCTAACCGGAAAAGAAATCCATATTTTTGCCCCGCCTATCGGACACAGCAATATCTTTTTACGCAAAACGCTCCATCTGCAAAAAATGACCGCTTTAGGATGGGATGTAAATTCACATGATGTCTTACGCTTATCCGAATCAAAAAAACAGCGCTTTCTTGCATCTCTCTTAACGGCTCCTCAACCGACCATTCTCCTGTTCCATGACGGCCTCTACGCCCCCGGTATTAGCCATAAAGCGCAGACATTGGAGCTGTTGGAAAAAGTATTTGCATTGCAAAAGCAGACCCGATAG
- a CDS encoding class I SAM-dependent methyltransferase, which yields MSRNKLSVKDFYDSLAADYDAEQDAANFRFVREPEKELIRDFFEKEQFTDSSILEIGAGTGRFSLLFAAACKSYTAVDLSPAMLQQLTQKAEKAHITNITTIEGDFLQTPIPGTFDYIVSFTAIEYILDKKALFRKMAQLLKPGGKLFITTTHKTFIRFWGCFGNYFRQHIFMNMYSKREVKKLLQNNGLKPLLIEDYVLKRFPFKGILLAIHAQKD from the coding sequence ATGTCCCGTAATAAACTCTCCGTAAAAGATTTTTATGACAGTCTCGCAGCGGACTATGATGCCGAACAGGATGCCGCCAATTTCCGCTTTGTCAGAGAACCTGAAAAAGAGCTGATACGGGATTTCTTTGAAAAAGAACAGTTTACCGATTCGTCCATTCTCGAAATCGGTGCGGGAACCGGAAGATTTTCTCTATTATTTGCTGCTGCTTGCAAGTCTTACACTGCAGTTGATCTGTCCCCTGCAATGCTGCAGCAGCTGACTCAAAAAGCGGAAAAAGCACATATCACAAACATTACAACGATTGAAGGTGATTTTTTACAAACACCGATTCCGGGTACCTTCGATTATATTGTCAGCTTTACCGCTATTGAATATATCCTAGATAAAAAAGCATTGTTCCGCAAGATGGCACAGTTATTAAAGCCGGGCGGTAAACTTTTTATTACGACAACGCATAAGACATTTATCCGATTTTGGGGATGTTTTGGAAATTACTTCCGGCAGCATATATTTATGAATATGTATTCAAAAAGAGAGGTAAAAAAACTTTTGCAAAACAACGGACTTAAACCTCTGTTAATTGAAGATTATGTTCTAAAACGCTTCCCTTTTAAAGGAATATTATTGGCCATCCATGCTCAAAAAGATTAA
- a CDS encoding beta-ketoacyl-ACP synthase has translation MKKRVVITGTGIISPLGEDWPTVYAALKAKQNAVKVMDEWVANPKIRSKLAAPAIFTDPGFPRKTMRGMGRVALLAVTAANRAVSQAGLLNNPVLSDGSSGVACGVSSGSYKAIRELISLTQPDAPNLLDATTYVRYMPQSAAVNISLFFSLKGRLVTTDVACAAGSLAIGSAYELIAAGKQKVMLAAGSDELSPFNTAIFDTLFATSLKNDTPKATPAPFDKNRDGLVIGEGAGCFVLEEYEHAKARGAEILAELVGFAQNCDGRHITQPNRIMMEAVMRSAVEDAGISTEQIGYVDAHGTATDVGDVEETNAVYSLFKRPVPISSQKSYTGHTLGACGVLEAFFAINMMKEKWFAPNLNLTEVDDRLPDLHYITGDGLNLDTEYVMSNNFAFGGVNTSLIFKRYVP, from the coding sequence ATGAAAAAGAGAGTTGTTATAACTGGGACGGGGATTATATCTCCGCTAGGCGAAGATTGGCCTACGGTATATGCGGCATTAAAGGCAAAACAAAATGCCGTTAAAGTAATGGACGAATGGGTTGCAAATCCTAAAATACGATCGAAACTTGCAGCACCTGCCATATTCACGGATCCGGGATTTCCGAGAAAAACAATGCGGGGTATGGGACGGGTTGCGCTGTTAGCGGTTACGGCGGCGAATCGCGCAGTTTCGCAAGCAGGCTTACTGAATAATCCTGTTTTGTCCGACGGAAGTTCAGGGGTGGCATGCGGCGTTTCATCAGGCAGCTATAAGGCTATTAGAGAATTGATTTCCCTTACACAGCCCGATGCGCCGAATTTACTGGATGCTACGACGTATGTGCGGTACATGCCTCAATCTGCGGCGGTGAATATTTCTTTATTTTTTTCCCTTAAAGGACGCCTTGTTACAACCGATGTTGCCTGCGCCGCCGGCTCCTTGGCAATAGGAAGCGCTTATGAGCTTATCGCGGCAGGAAAACAAAAGGTCATGCTGGCGGCCGGTTCCGACGAATTATCTCCCTTCAATACCGCTATCTTCGACACGCTCTTTGCAACAAGTCTAAAAAACGACACGCCGAAAGCGACGCCCGCTCCTTTTGATAAAAACCGGGACGGCTTGGTCATCGGCGAAGGTGCAGGTTGTTTTGTACTGGAAGAGTACGAACATGCAAAAGCGCGCGGCGCCGAAATTTTAGCGGAGCTTGTAGGCTTTGCACAGAACTGCGACGGTAGGCATATCACGCAGCCGAATCGTATCATGATGGAAGCGGTAATGCGGAGCGCCGTTGAAGACGCAGGTATCAGTACGGAGCAAATCGGTTATGTGGACGCTCACGGTACGGCAACCGACGTCGGCGATGTTGAAGAAACGAATGCCGTGTATTCGCTTTTTAAACGGCCTGTGCCGATCAGCAGCCAGAAATCATACACGGGGCATACGCTCGGCGCATGCGGCGTACTTGAAGCGTTCTTCGCTATTAACATGATGAAAGAAAAATGGTTTGCACCGAATCTCAATCTTACGGAAGTTGATGACAGGCTCCCCGATCTGCATTATATCACAGGCGACGGGCTCAATTTAGATACCGAATATGTGATGAGCAACAATTTCGCTTTCGGCGGCGTTAATACGTCTCTTATTTTTAAACGCTATGTCCCGTAA
- the fabG gene encoding 3-oxoacyl-ACP reductase FabG: protein MDKKEKRILITGASRGIGNAIARTLIEEGYSVAACYHSSNAFIEPLQKLAEAKGVNLQLLQFDVSNRDAARAALEEDITQHGAYYGVVCNAGITKDVPFPGMSADDWDSVLRTNLDSFYNIIHPVIMPMIQARKPGRIVVITSVSGINGNRGQTNYSASKAGLIGAAKSLAIELGKRNITVNCIAPGLIETDMVNQEIIEYVKPMIALKRIGKPEEVAAAVSFFLSEQASYITKQVLCVDGGMV, encoded by the coding sequence ATGGATAAAAAAGAAAAACGGATATTGATTACGGGTGCTTCACGCGGAATTGGGAATGCAATTGCCCGCACGTTGATAGAAGAAGGATATTCGGTTGCAGCGTGTTATCATTCATCAAACGCTTTTATCGAACCTCTGCAAAAGCTTGCCGAGGCAAAAGGCGTGAACCTTCAGCTGTTGCAATTTGATGTGTCAAATAGAGACGCCGCCCGCGCCGCTTTGGAAGAAGATATAACGCAGCATGGCGCATATTACGGCGTGGTGTGCAATGCCGGTATTACGAAAGATGTCCCCTTTCCCGGAATGAGCGCCGATGATTGGGATTCGGTATTGCGGACAAATCTCGACAGCTTTTACAATATTATCCATCCGGTTATTATGCCGATGATTCAAGCCCGCAAGCCGGGACGTATCGTGGTTATTACCTCAGTTTCGGGCATAAACGGGAACCGCGGACAAACCAATTACAGCGCATCAAAAGCCGGCTTAATCGGCGCAGCAAAATCGTTAGCGATAGAATTGGGCAAACGGAATATAACCGTTAATTGTATAGCGCCGGGACTTATCGAAACGGATATGGTAAATCAAGAAATCATTGAATATGTAAAACCGATGATTGCGCTTAAACGGATAGGCAAACCGGAAGAGGTTGCAGCAGCGGTGTCTTTTTTTCTTTCGGAACAGGCATCGTATATTACGAAACAAGTACTTTGTGTAGACGGCGGGATGGTATGA
- a CDS encoding ApeP family dehydratase produces MKCYLKQNNLGSVEDYIKHTKDWSILDGVLSFDFNKKEITCFANIDAESVFYETEYDGIYSYTGFEFIAQACGVYYGLEARLVHRQQPKFGFVLRVNNLECSEMIIPVGRRAVVHAKENLRDGAFAYFDGEVYVDDRLITKATLMLMEANSELKM; encoded by the coding sequence ATGAAGTGCTATCTTAAACAGAATAATTTAGGATCCGTCGAAGATTATATAAAACACACAAAGGATTGGTCGATACTTGACGGCGTCCTTTCATTCGATTTTAATAAAAAAGAGATAACTTGCTTCGCAAATATCGACGCCGAATCCGTTTTTTATGAGACGGAATATGACGGCATATATTCATATACAGGCTTTGAATTTATTGCGCAAGCATGCGGCGTGTACTATGGGCTTGAAGCCCGTTTAGTACACCGGCAGCAGCCGAAATTCGGTTTTGTTTTGCGGGTTAATAATCTTGAATGCTCCGAAATGATTATACCGGTAGGACGCCGCGCAGTTGTGCACGCAAAAGAAAATCTCCGCGACGGTGCGTTTGCCTATTTTGACGGTGAAGTCTATGTTGACGATAGACTGATTACAAAAGCAACGCTCATGCTGATGGAAGCGAATTCGGAACTGAAAATGTAA
- a CDS encoding beta-ketoacyl synthase N-terminal-like domain-containing protein — protein sequence MQSILLDVGLINCMARTKADFYTAYFVEQKSGLRPCSKLDSTFSLGLVPAEWYIHETLPHPYNNRINKLARCACRQIEPLVHSAKQKYGADRIGIVVGTTDNGSEETNAFLSSLMNTSEERKADSGSYTLDMQCLSLCSEYLAHYFGITGFTSTISTACTSSAHAISRADELLKSGICDVVIAGGVDIVSDVVLGGFSALGAVDINTTNPFSKNRHGINLGEGAAFFVMAKENFTDAKDVIVLKGASDNADAFHMTSPDVSGTAAAACIQAALQRAQISISDIDYINLHGTGTDLNDQMESRAVNLIGGSNIPCSSSKTALGHTLGAAGAMELAVCYSALSELNTQRLLPPHFYDGMYDPDLPPIRLVIGSTIAERLNTVMSFSFAFGGNNACLIIGRN from the coding sequence ATGCAGTCGATCTTACTTGATGTAGGGCTTATTAATTGCATGGCGCGCACAAAAGCAGATTTTTATACTGCTTATTTTGTTGAACAAAAATCCGGTTTGCGGCCATGTTCAAAACTCGATTCAACCTTTTCTTTAGGACTTGTTCCCGCCGAGTGGTATATACATGAAACGTTGCCCCATCCTTATAATAATCGTATAAACAAACTGGCACGATGCGCATGCCGTCAAATTGAACCGCTAGTACATTCGGCAAAACAAAAATACGGAGCAGATCGAATCGGTATTGTCGTCGGTACAACCGATAACGGCAGCGAAGAAACCAATGCGTTTCTTTCAAGTCTGATGAATACTTCCGAAGAAAGAAAGGCGGATTCCGGTTCTTATACATTGGATATGCAATGCCTCAGCCTCTGCTCGGAATACCTTGCGCATTATTTCGGGATTACCGGTTTTACGAGCACTATTTCTACCGCCTGTACTTCAAGCGCACACGCTATCAGCCGTGCAGACGAACTTTTAAAAAGCGGCATCTGCGATGTTGTTATCGCAGGCGGCGTTGATATTGTCAGCGACGTAGTGCTCGGCGGATTTTCTGCATTGGGTGCAGTCGATATAAATACAACAAATCCTTTTTCAAAAAACAGGCACGGTATCAATTTAGGCGAAGGCGCCGCTTTTTTTGTAATGGCAAAAGAGAATTTTACCGATGCAAAAGACGTTATCGTTTTAAAAGGCGCTTCGGATAATGCCGACGCCTTTCACATGACAAGCCCCGATGTTTCCGGTACTGCAGCAGCTGCCTGCATACAAGCCGCCTTGCAAAGAGCGCAAATATCCATTTCCGATATCGATTATATCAATTTACACGGAACCGGCACCGACTTAAATGATCAAATGGAATCGCGCGCAGTTAATCTTATCGGAGGAAGCAATATCCCGTGCAGTTCGTCAAAAACGGCATTGGGGCATACCCTCGGAGCCGCCGGTGCAATGGAGCTTGCGGTTTGCTATTCGGCGCTTTCGGAATTGAACACGCAGCGATTGCTTCCGCCTCATTTTTATGACGGTATGTATGATCCCGATTTACCGCCGATACGGTTGGTAATCGGCAGTACAATTGCGGAACGCTTGAATACGGTTATGAGTTTTTCTTTTGCATTCGGTGGAAACAACGCGTGCCTGATTATAGGGCGCAACTGA
- a CDS encoding 4'-phosphopantetheinyl transferase family protein, protein MKKLYFNTHPDYTILRTKNGRPYFAHTDALFFNGSHTKNYCITVMAEKNIAVDIEECRPRHFQAIAEYAFTETEQKRLAQSAAIEKDFFFLWTIKEADIKLRDGNIFSIKDAVSINLLEAPVVAATAYPHSIFSFYLTKISAQQTAHLVASIIIAGHDTDIEFVWNYVAEPYTRITVDPLFAYPVQRA, encoded by the coding sequence ATGAAAAAGCTCTATTTTAATACGCATCCCGACTACACTATCCTGAGGACAAAAAACGGTCGGCCGTATTTCGCTCATACGGATGCGCTTTTTTTCAACGGTTCTCATACAAAAAACTATTGCATCACGGTAATGGCGGAAAAAAATATTGCCGTTGATATTGAGGAATGCCGGCCGAGACACTTTCAGGCTATTGCAGAATATGCTTTTACCGAGACGGAACAAAAACGGCTTGCACAGTCAGCTGCAATCGAAAAAGATTTTTTCTTTCTGTGGACAATAAAAGAGGCCGATATAAAATTACGGGACGGCAATATTTTTTCCATAAAAGATGCGGTATCCATTAATCTGCTGGAAGCACCGGTCGTGGCGGCAACAGCCTATCCGCATAGTATTTTCTCTTTTTATCTTACAAAGATTTCAGCGCAGCAGACTGCTCACCTTGTAGCGAGTATCATCATTGCGGGGCACGATACGGATATTGAATTTGTGTGGAACTATGTTGCGGAGCCGTACACACGCATTACTGTAGACCCGCTTTTTGCTTATCCCGTCCAAAGAGCATAA
- a CDS encoding MMPL family transporter — protein MKNKIPLIFWIALHIGVAILFLIFPHGTIETDLITIVPKISQDRSFEKPLKHFFSLSSNTVNLFIESDNFDTAKEAAYRLEKKIRELSDQVQVQLELGGSNYNVLLEFFDRNKYALLSDKIAQQLSQGQAADIADEAVANVYSPFFISPFTNVETDPFLLVNAKLEDLLEALTVNLPTLQMRDNLLYTTVEGKSNIFITMDLPAEFSDADGRFQFMRQFLAYVDELSDSTGVSIYLSGVPVHSFYSQKSAQLQISIISTISIIATFFLFLFTYKSIAVFIVCMGTLALSTGLAYCITSILFPSIHIFAFVFGTSVIGVTMDYSIHYITHWYFEHGKINVIKKIFTSLFLGLLTTVISYVALSFSSIALLRQLSVFSITGVTGSFLTVVIVFPYIFKKTPKNTNPSVLHLSESYLQTYTSFFTNRQKIVFFGAVLLLCVSVWGLTNIRTDFSVTGLYNVPDNLIGQEIAVNERMGNMSNTDLIIVKGDSIDTLVEKEESLAPLLKNKDYLALSKFLPSVKKQRNNILLVTTELLPLLEKQTEALGIDRQTFLHIREDIEQSQNRFVSMEQLSQFFALSSLQKLIFKNDGHYFSVIILQNGLDAQTKNAIEKTDSEIKVFSVIPAINAALDKTAHEAILFNIGAYLLIFLVVFIFLYKKQAFVIIAIQIFCLLLNLGMHGLFGIPVNIFSILALILSLGISMDFFIFFSHNAEIKGITFIAVFLSMLTTILSFGTLSLSSFIPVRSFALSLFIGIVCAFAFAPIVMLFGRDKQKAGLQ, from the coding sequence TTGAAAAATAAAATTCCGCTCATTTTTTGGATTGCACTGCATATCGGAGTAGCCATACTTTTTTTGATTTTTCCTCACGGTACAATCGAAACGGATCTTATTACGATCGTACCGAAGATTTCGCAAGACCGCTCGTTTGAAAAACCGCTGAAACATTTTTTTTCTCTTTCATCAAATACGGTAAATCTTTTTATAGAATCCGACAATTTTGACACTGCAAAGGAAGCCGCTTATCGGCTTGAAAAAAAAATACGGGAACTATCGGATCAAGTACAAGTACAATTGGAACTCGGCGGCAGCAATTATAATGTATTACTGGAATTTTTTGACCGTAATAAATATGCGCTTTTATCCGATAAAATCGCACAGCAATTATCGCAAGGGCAGGCTGCAGATATTGCGGATGAAGCGGTTGCAAATGTGTATTCGCCGTTTTTCATCTCCCCGTTCACCAATGTAGAAACCGATCCGTTTTTATTGGTAAATGCTAAGCTGGAAGACTTATTGGAAGCGCTAACGGTAAATTTACCGACATTACAAATGCGCGATAATCTTTTGTACACAACTGTCGAAGGTAAAAGCAATATTTTTATTACGATGGATTTACCGGCGGAATTTTCCGATGCAGACGGCCGCTTCCAATTTATGCGGCAATTTTTAGCATACGTTGACGAATTATCCGATTCGACCGGCGTTTCAATCTACTTATCGGGCGTGCCTGTTCACAGTTTTTACAGCCAAAAAAGCGCCCAGCTGCAAATCAGTATTATTTCGACAATATCGATTATTGCAACCTTTTTCCTTTTTCTCTTTACGTATAAAAGTATCGCTGTCTTTATCGTCTGTATGGGCACACTTGCCCTTTCAACAGGACTAGCCTATTGTATAACTTCTATCCTTTTTCCTTCCATTCATATTTTTGCGTTTGTATTCGGCACCAGCGTTATCGGCGTAACGATGGACTATTCTATTCATTATATTACCCACTGGTATTTTGAACACGGTAAAATAAACGTTATAAAGAAGATATTTACCAGCTTATTCTTGGGACTTTTAACCACCGTCATCAGTTATGTTGCGCTCTCTTTTTCGAGTATTGCGCTGCTGCGGCAATTATCCGTGTTTTCCATAACGGGAGTTACCGGCAGTTTTTTAACGGTTGTCATTGTATTCCCGTACATCTTCAAAAAAACGCCTAAAAACACCAATCCCTCCGTGCTGCACTTAAGCGAATCATATCTGCAAACTTATACGTCTTTTTTTACAAACCGGCAGAAAATAGTTTTTTTCGGTGCTGTGCTATTACTATGCGTCTCCGTATGGGGACTAACTAATATACGGACGGATTTTTCTGTTACCGGTTTATATAATGTCCCGGATAATTTAATCGGGCAAGAGATAGCCGTAAACGAACGTATGGGGAATATGTCGAATACCGATTTAATTATCGTTAAAGGCGACAGTATTGATACGCTTGTGGAAAAAGAAGAATCGCTTGCACCGCTTTTAAAAAATAAAGATTATCTTGCATTATCAAAGTTTTTACCGTCGGTAAAAAAGCAGCGTAATAATATATTGTTGGTAACAACGGAATTACTCCCTCTTTTGGAAAAGCAAACCGAAGCGCTGGGAATTGATCGGCAAACTTTTTTACATATCCGCGAAGATATTGAGCAATCACAAAATCGTTTTGTCAGTATGGAACAATTATCGCAATTCTTCGCACTGTCCAGTTTGCAAAAGCTGATTTTTAAAAATGACGGACACTATTTTTCCGTTATCATCTTACAGAACGGACTCGATGCACAAACAAAAAACGCAATAGAAAAGACTGACTCTGAAATAAAAGTATTTTCCGTTATTCCTGCAATAAACGCAGCGTTGGATAAAACCGCACACGAAGCGATTTTGTTTAATATCGGCGCCTATTTATTGATTTTTTTAGTTGTGTTTATTTTCTTGTATAAAAAGCAGGCGTTTGTAATCATTGCGATACAAATTTTCTGTCTGCTTCTTAATTTGGGAATGCACGGACTGTTTGGTATTCCGGTAAATATTTTTTCTATTTTAGCGCTTATTCTATCGTTAGGCATTTCTATGGACTTTTTTATTTTCTTTTCTCATAACGCGGAAATAAAAGGAATCACATTCATTGCCGTTTTTCTTTCCATGCTGACAACTATTTTATCATTCGGAACCCTTTCGTTGAGCAGCTTTATTCCAGTACGTTCGTTTGCGCTTTCGCTTTTTATCGGAATTGTGTGCGCTTTTGCATTTGCCCCCATTGTTATGCTCTTTGGACGGGATAAGCAAAAAGCGGGTCTACAGTAA
- a CDS encoding outer membrane lipoprotein carrier protein LolA, which yields MQTTFKRIICAGAVCLLMAAALTSQAIDNLVTVKGSYIQKNYIAKAKKTLESSGNFVLSREHGITWYTEKPQKSITVMTEQKVLQVFPNGTEKELGNSGNPIFSSVALLTKSLFTQDTTVIEQHLNVRQYKNGLLEYVPKDNTIASVIKKIELVNADNGYISSVVITYSNGDTTEYILSVSSFNDALTKDEIAYFEK from the coding sequence ATGCAAACAACATTCAAACGCATAATATGCGCCGGTGCGGTATGCCTGCTCATGGCGGCGGCTTTGACATCTCAGGCTATCGATAATTTAGTAACGGTGAAGGGCTCGTACATACAAAAAAACTACATTGCGAAAGCAAAGAAAACGCTGGAGTCTTCGGGAAATTTTGTGTTATCCCGCGAGCACGGAATTACGTGGTATACCGAAAAACCGCAAAAATCGATTACCGTTATGACGGAGCAAAAAGTTCTGCAAGTATTTCCCAACGGTACGGAAAAAGAGCTAGGCAATTCCGGCAATCCTATTTTCAGTTCGGTTGCATTGCTGACAAAATCGCTGTTTACGCAGGATACTACGGTAATAGAACAGCATTTAAATGTACGGCAATACAAAAACGGTTTATTGGAATATGTTCCGAAAGACAATACGATCGCTTCCGTAATAAAAAAGATTGAGTTAGTTAATGCCGATAACGGATACATCAGCTCCGTCGTTATTACATATAGTAACGGTGATACAACCGAATATATACTTTCTGTGTCGTCTTTTAATGACGCGCTAACAAAGGATGAAATTGCTTACTTTGAAAAATAA
- a CDS encoding acyl-CoA thioesterase, which translates to MDTIYFSCDCYVTAQFYDVDVMQVVYHGNYTRYMEEARSLLMDTLGYGYFDMQADGLVWPVVKLEIKYIKPIFLKQRIRIRTNLIEYENRLGISYLFYDEHNTLLCKAKTYQMAVSIETKQSCFTSKTLIEKVEAVCKQHSNA; encoded by the coding sequence ATGGATACTATTTATTTTTCTTGCGATTGTTATGTTACCGCTCAGTTTTACGATGTCGATGTTATGCAGGTAGTATATCACGGCAACTATACCAGATACATGGAAGAAGCACGCTCTTTACTGATGGACACATTAGGCTACGGTTATTTTGATATGCAGGCTGATGGTTTAGTGTGGCCGGTGGTGAAGCTTGAAATAAAATATATCAAACCGATTTTTCTGAAGCAGCGCATCAGAATACGCACAAATTTAATTGAATATGAAAACCGACTCGGTATTTCGTATCTTTTTTATGACGAACATAATACGCTGCTGTGTAAGGCAAAGACATATCAGATGGCGGTTTCCATTGAAACAAAACAATCCTGTTTTACAAGCAAAACATTAATTGAAAAGGTAGAAGCGGTATGCAAACAACATTCAAACGCATAA